The DNA sequence ATGACGTTATTTTCAACGTAAGCTTTTTAATTTGCTCAGTTGGTTGCGTATGCGTTCTCGTTTATTCAACGAGATGCACGCGTTGAATTCAGAAACGTCGTTGACGAATTCAACTAGTTCTTTCAGATGCAGTTAACGTTAATGCGTTGACAGCAATCAACGGTTGATTCAACTATTTCGTTGATTCAACGGTCATTCCTAATAGGATGAGGAGGCGAAAGCGGAGCCGCGGCGGGTCGGCTTGACACCGCCTTGAAAACTCGCTAGACACATAtattaaaagtttataataacataacatattatataaaaataatatatacataaataaaaactttaatttattacCTAGGAATTATCTTCCTTTTCTCagttatttatatgttattctTTTTGTTACAGATAGAAGGACCCTACATAAAACATggattcatttaattttatcgaaCCAATCGAAGTTGTCACTTATATCGATGATTCTGATAGTAACAGTGGAAATAGTAATGAAATAGATAGTAGACAAAGAAATTCGGGGGAAAACAGGTCAAATAATGATGTTTGGACTAAAAGTAATTTACAACAGAAAATCTACCTACAATGTCGAGAAAATTTAGCACAACGTTTCAATAAAAACGTGGCTCCAGCCACGTCTTTTACAAGCCCAGTTTCAAATATTGTCTACTTTGAGATAATACCAGATTTTATTGTACATCATATTTTCgaagtttttaaacttttaaaaggGGTATATTTTCAGCAAGAGAGATATAAAATCTTTGACTTGTATTATCATCATATAACCTATACAAGGGATGTGCTATTACCGAGATTCCAAGATTCTGCATTCATAGATCAAATTTCAAAACACATTCAACACATTGCACAAAGAAGAGGTACATATTTTAAAGATtcggaaacaataatgtttctttttgaCCTTTTAACATGGTGCCATCAAAAGATAAGACATTTCACTCCGGACTATACTTACATGAATCCCGGAAATATACCTCCCAATAAAAGACATGGCTACAATATGGAAGTAATAAATGGGACAAGTAAAAATAATCAAGACCCCTTTACAACACAAGCAAGTGCTACCGTTTGCCGAAAAAATAACAGTAGAAAAGCTAATACTAGAGAAGTACGCAGAGATACAACCAAAGTAATATCAGAACATAGTACTCGACGTCTTTTCTCTATTGGTCTACCCGGCAATGAAGTTAGTATAGATGTAAGTTCGAGTTTGTATGACTCCATATCAAAAGAAATTGATGGTTCCAACAATCTCAATCCGATAAAAAGCCGCACAGAAGGAAACACTGGATTAAGTTCTGATTCGACTGCAGCAACAGGATTACCTACTCGATCGTCACTATCGAGAGATAGTGGAATTTGTAGTCCTCTTAACACTGATGCTAGTAATAATATGGTAAATGTATTTTTCAACTTTAAATCCATTTGTTAtatcaatttcaaaatttttaacattaacattttttattttaaaagtacctTTCCGTGGTGGAGTCTCCAGAGATGAACGAAAACGTGTATAGCCGGCTTGGTGAAAAACTCAATGAAAGTGGCCTATACGGATTGTGCTGTGTTTGCCGTAATGTAACAAAGTTTAAGTGCAAAGGTTGCTTTTGGCTGTACTACTGTAGTAATAAATGCCAGGTAAAGCTGTGATTCAATTGTAAAGTAATTGTATGAAATAAGTAACTGAACTAAACTAACTCAATTTCCAGATTAGCAGGAAGCGTATAATACtcgtatttcataaaataaagtgtTAGAGAATCTTTTAAAGATTACTTTATGATTGAGATGTCGAAtagttctataaatattttcttacttCGTAACTTTAAGTTACGAAGGTTACCACCACTtgagaagtttttttttctcggaTGCATTCCTTATTAAcaataatctatataaaatCTCGTTATCATTGTCGGATTTTGAACTTTAATTTATCGCGTCCGTCTTGCTTCATTCTCGTCGACGAATGCcactcaggtctgaggcattgaTTGATGTACGATTCGTGTAAACAAATGCGGTGACACCGTTTCTACCAATCTCAGTGCAACATTAGCATAGTATCGTGAACAAATGCGAGTGTGGGCATATGCGACGGGGCTTAACATTAGGTAACCCGTTCGCTTGTAAATCCTACTGTctcatattgaaaaaaaaaataaattaaatggtCAAAATTTTGGAGAACATTTGTTTTATTGTTCATATAGCTGCTCAATCTAAGCTGTAAAAGTTAAGCTTACCTTGAATTTTCAAATTCTAGGAAATTCGTTTATAAACCACAACGGTTTATAAACGAAGGCAAAAATCtgcttatgaaataaaatttgttcaTTTTAATTGATTGTTCACTGCATGCATTCAAATGAAAGTTATTATTGTTTACAGGAATCGCATTGGCCTTTACATCAGACAACGTGTTTTaggaaatcttaaaaaaatgataaatccATGAAGCTCTATAACTGACTGaagaaatttttttataattttgtatgtacaattaaaatttaaatattataagattttgttttcatttcttgatttatattatagttcTACCGAAGTACAACACAAGAATATAGAAGCCCACTTAACGAGATTGtggaatttattttataaaattaacttacGATTAAGTTACAAGTTAGCTTTTTTGGCttaatattagtaatataaaGGTCAGAAATATATTGTATCTCGAATAATTTGTTAAGCTGATCTGACCAAATCTGCACATCTCTGGATACCGGACTTCATGACTTGTCAGACAGACACAGATGGCGaactattttcaaaatgttCAGAGAAATCACGACCCTTGAcgacgacgcgaggaggaggaatttgtttaattttagtacaaacTATTTTCAtctatttcaattaataatctTTTCACTCTTGACGCTCTTCGAGTGTGTTACTCTGCGCTTTCATCGGTGCAGTTATCGTACTTCAAAATTATTGACGTTCAGTTCCGATTCTATCCAAGATTTGCTCTAGATTCGCATCCTCCCGTAGATAGAAGGTGAACAATAGATACgtcactaaaataacaataatagtgTGACAGAGACacaaattatatattctatGTAATGATACAAGAGTGTATACGTTAATGCAAACTCATGACTGACCTGACATGACCCTGTTAATGACAACTCGTTGCAATAACTAACTTTCCACCCTTGTATCACAATGTAGTTTAGGTaatcaaaattatcattacatATAGGTTTGTGAAAAGTAAGTAGATACTTCTGGCTTTTGTTATAGTATGAAATGGCAGCTTTGGCCCTGTGAGAATAATCATCGACTGTAGAGCCTGCACACATTCACTGCTAACCCCAGAAAGGAAAATTATTGCAGTGCGGCATTTGATACTCACTTTGTGTTTCCCGCACTGCTTACGATTTCGTATATGTGTGCCGGTCATGCgttagtagtagggattcgccggttctggctcacagtagtagggattcgccggttctggctcctcgattctggctcacttgctcgtgatgcctactaaaaaaaaaaaaaaaagaagtttggtgtcaaactgggggttttgatgtatttccgagcgattgcgctgatccgtttttcgatatctcctATAGTTTtaaagttagcattttaaattaaacagatccataatcattaataatcactggtcatttagctaatgattggtgagcgactcaatgtctaaatttccatgaacgtgatacatgtaatttactaattacctctatcacattcgttactacgattaaaaagacagtttctgtatttattatttatttttaaaacatgatttaaataaagtatataataaaacatcattgcagattgtatcattttcaaaatatttgatgaaatcattcaaactctttttattaaacttaaagtatagatacattatgcagtactcgccacacgctgcggtatattcattctgtactcttgcagtattgtagttatacattctgcaattcctttgtaaaaacatcagctggaatccctgaggtggacgaccatatgaatcgaagtattgtccaataccctgctcatcaatgtgtattgcaacccagtgagtgcctggtttattatcactatctaaattgctgacaatataacagggcgttacaacatatatcggcaatcggtttgccgcgtaaacattatttttaatactgggatcgattttgttcaaataattctgtatctcgattgtattcatattagttgagaacagggtcttgtcagttgcgaggattgaatagttatgtggatcataataacataagcactcaataaataaggctttaatgtatcttattcatgtatttaaaacttatatggatacattaaaacaaaatatcattacaagcgattcaaatataaatctatgaacatttgatgaaattatattttcatcaattttattataatataaaagctgattgaaaacgaactttgtacctacatacttacgtagtcattagtacaatctggaaatgttgactccattaaactatcaataattgaacttatcatgtgccattatgtttcaccacaatatttaaaaaccagtactaatcataaagaaatttacttttacgatattttagtataaaatgctagaactgttcagaaaaataatcattgaagtggcgtattcagtcaaattattatatattttgtgtgttgtgtaattgttgagtgatttgctgcaatggaggtaagttttatctattattcactttgaaattaaaaagtaatatcatttgttatattaagatatgtatgtataatactattctaaagcagtcttattgttgttatagaatgcattcaacccaacaatggaagaaaatacatataaaacattttactatccattgtctgaagatagtcaggattcattaaaagttcctcaacttaaatccttgaagagggccagctcaaatgaaaatatagatgcattattcgaagtgaaaaaaacaaaacaaaagaaaatatcatcatcaatatccagagcacatgagaatggaagtatttacattacaactaatgcagatgacggaagaaatgcatcacatttggttaaaatagaaatctatgatctcaataaaataaaaaacacgcctgcacaagaacaatggaaatacgctgattatagattaaaatattatacaatcgacaataatgaaagttataaggacataaaaaagattttatacaatgttacgaagaaaattttagaaacagaaaattataagaaatataattttaacaataagtaggtagctatgaagaaatacataaatattagttcagtttagttattagtttatttattctcttatacaaataatattattatattctcatcatttggaaaattaaacataacgatatggaactctgctttgtatgtaatgaggttgaaaaaatgatcaagtgagttattttctttgtaaattatttagtattatattattgatgaaatgtggctaatatcattcacttatgttgtagtcaacctgttctacaaagtggaggaggttttaagagaagaagtgcggtattacaaggcagtgaagacaatgatacaagtacaaagagaggaagacaaggggaaccatccacatcatcggggctcaccagtgtgaacgatgaaatggtgaactgttctttatgtcaaatcctaatacggaaaagatattatgcaaatcatcttagaagtaacctccataagaataacgtaatgcaattacatagtactttaaaaaatgtcacagtacacgaatcggcttttggtaatagaattatctcatataaaataaagagtaaatccaaccaattacaaacattcgaaacaccagaaatgtttttgaattctattaaaaatgaaattatttcactatttgaggaatctgttcgattgcttacaatttttaaagttaattttattctgcacgctaattttgttcaagaaacaaaaaatatttctaatgaatttgaatttcaaacatgtagttatactataatgcagggtgaggatttaaattttttcttttcgtccttatgtgatatgttgatgactaaaattagcacatttgagaaaaaagatagtggttggagtcttaagaaaataaatgcattagacatgaatataaacaaattcaatccattacgtggaaaatcatatattgaattacctaaagaaatcaaattaaaaaaaagtgttataaatgtacaaaactcggatgatttatgctttaaatgggctttgctttctgcattatatccagttactaagaactctcagagagtttcatcttacagtaaatattaaattaaaccgATCATGTACAGAAGGTAcgtttttaaacttaaaacaattataaagttTTGTGTGCTTACTATCTGAACAAAAAACACACAAAAGCGGTGTATTTGAATAAGCGGGAGAAGTAGGTATAGTAGTACAGTCGACGAATGACTTGTAGGTTCGTGCGCGCGATTCACGCGTGGTCGCAGCGGTAGGTTTGTTCCCAGCCTGTGTTGATATTAGAATTACGTATTTTGTCTGAACGTTCTAAAATCTTAACTTGAtcttgaataaagtttatcaaGTCTTTTGAAGACGGAATTTCAACATCGCGGACGGATAACTCGAATGAATGTGCGGTTTGAGAATCTATTTTTCTTAAAGCACAGTGCAATAGAATAAAATCTGTTAAATCGTTTATATCTTTTAAAGCGGCTTTAAAGCGGCTAGTGATGAtgaatatttttctataaaagcatttaaacTATATGCGGAATGAGAACAACCCTTTAATTCtaagatattatttaagtaatgtGTGCCTAACGATCGTTTATCTTGATACTTTTTAACTAAGGAAttccaaataattttatagaaatcaCCTGTAGGTATTATACCTGCGGTAATTTTTAAAGAGGAATCAGTTAACTTACCCATTAGATATTGGATACGGTGAGAGTCTGTTAGTGCTTTATTCCcatgaatatttgttttaaatgacTCATAGAAGACAGGCCATTTTTCTGTCTTTGCATCGAAACTAGGCAGCTCAATGGATGGAATTTTGATATGGAAGGAAGTATTGTTGTTCAAGCGCGACTGAGTGTGTGGCAAAGACAAGTgatccaataatattttattcctaaccctttttatttaaatatataaatcatcaAATGATCCTAAGCTTTGAAAATTAGGTGAAGAATCTGGTTTTAAAGTTAATTCAATATCAATAATCTGATGCAATAACCTTTTATACTCTACCCTCAGCTCATCTATAGTTTCTGAATCAGCTAAAAACTGTTCATTGTTGCGTGATTCGAAACCAGAAACATTGAcggataaattatacaaacgatttatttttttaaatattatttccttttCACCGTTCAAAATACTAAGCTGTTTAGATAATTTGTCATGATCCATTTTGTCTTTACTCATTTTACttgaacaaatttatatgatgaatattaagcTAATTGGTTGTTGTATGaagttaaataaagaaatttatttatattatgatattaaatacGTAATGATAATTCTATGGgatatccggctcgaaggaccataaaGTGTGGTAGGGCATTTAAACCCTACACATAAATGTTGGTAGGCTGTCGTGTAAATAGACAGTCTACCACGGGGAACGTAGCTCGAAAAAGAAAGCGGATAATTATGGCGTCAACTAATGTAAGAACTAATGCACTAACCTGTATTGAATCTAGAGTTTCCTAAGGAGGAATACTCGCAGATCAGTCTTGATTCGTGGCTTGTCGTTGTCGCAGCAGAGCGGATAAAAACAGCAATCAGGAAGCATCCACGGTATATTCGGGAACAAGATTGATGTCACAAGCAAgtcttcaaaatatatgtagCGGACACGTGGCTCACAAGACACTTAAAGTTATAGAATCAATCACGGCAGGCAGACAACTCGAAGACAACTTTGTTACTGCTTATTGGCGCGCGAGTCGATTATTCGCACGTATTCAGCGCGCATGCGAGACAACTAGCGCAATCTAGACCTTTCATGCGTAGCTAAATACAATTTCAAGTTAGCGGAAGGCCCAATGCATCAGATGCCGTTATAATTTATCCACATAAatgaaacattaatattttgatgAACTATACAATGAGCTGCTTCACCACTATATCTGTACTGCTTCTACCTCacgttaaaatgtaataattataataaaaaaattgtcctAATAAGTACTGTATAAAAATGCTTATTGAGTGATCGTAATACCtatgttgaaatatttataacacaatgcaatacattacaattatttacttaacCTACATTAAATTACAATGCATGCGATATTAATGCATAAAAACAATATGATCATATTTCTACTACGATAATACTTAGAAATAAAACAACAGTAAATATAGCTGATTCTGTGTGAACATTCTACAGCGCGAATCGCACGGGTCGTCGAATTACACGCCCACTCGTTGTTACGCTTATGGGTGGCGCAAGCTGAATCGACTTCGTTGAAGTAGTGTCATGAGGAATAATAGGATTGTCAACCTACGGATCATCATTTATCATAAACGCTGGTTTAAACCTATCTATCGAAATGCGTGTGACTCGACCTGGAAGTTGAATTTTAAAGACTTTCGGACTACGTTCTAAATCTAGATATGGACCATCGTACGGTGGCTTAAGTGATCTATGTTCTACGTCATCTCTAATAAAAACGTGACTACAATTTTGTAAATCCGAATATACGAATACTTTTTTTGTATTAGTTTTATCTCTCGTCGGGCGATATTGAGAGATAGTCTCACGGATTTTACTATACTATAAGGATCATTTACGTCACGGTCAATCGTAGAACCATCGTAGAATTCGCCAGGCAAACGTAAAGTTTTACCGAAGGCCAATTCTGCGGCACTAACACCACTGTCAGTCCAAACCGCTGCTCTTAACCCTCACATAACCGTGGGCAACTCTTCAAGCCACGACTTATTACTATCAAGTATTTGTGCCATTAGGGCTGCCTTCAATGATCTATGCCACCTTTCCACCGCACCATTACTTTGCGGGTGGCAAGGCGTAGTACGGCTGTTATGAATACCTAAAAAGGACATTAACTAACTAACATCACTAGTTATACGAATGGGACAACCATATCTAACTATCCAACCTTCATAAATATACTTAGCAACTATATCCGCAGTAATTTCTTTTACGGGAAATGCTTCGGGCCAGCGAGTTGGTCTATCTGTAATTGTGATTAAATATCTGTATCCCTGTGGAGATGTTCGCAAGGGACCAACTAAATCCACAGGTATATGCTCAAATCGAGAAACTTCGGGTAATTTTCCAATATCCGAAACAACGTGACGAGAAATCTTCgatctttataaatttttttattttacaactttagaaaacttacagctagatacatataaaaattaatctatTATACAGCAGAtagctatttacaagttttcacaaataataatgatatttacttGACGTCTAAATTGAAATGGTGTCGTCTTGAATGTCTACATCTTTGTGACACGTAGTACAAAAAAAGTGTAATTTGAAAGTGAGGTTAGTGTTAAAGTCGTTAAGTGCATATCAACAATATATACAGTTGataatattcattcatttacatattatatattggtaaaagtgtatcaaatatctaaattatcatCATTGCCTAAGGTGAACGAGTGAAGTTAAAGGTGTACGGTCAAAACGCGTAAGCGACGCGTGTTGCACGGCGCTTAAGACCGATTGGACGAGAACTTTTAACCTGTTGGTATTACGAGGTTTGTTATTCTTACAATTAACTTAACTTCAATATGAAATGCAAAGAATGTGCTAGACCTATAAACACAAACACATATAATTATCTGAAATGCAAAACTTGTACTGGAATTTTTCACTCCCTGTGTGCCTCCATGAGTGACACTGAGTTCTTTAAGATTTTGCCTATGAATAAAGCCAAATGGAGGTGCACTTATTGCAAACAGAGTGGTAAGAAAGGGTCAAGCTACATCTCGGAGACTCCAGTAGTTGAAGgagacataaataaaaataaaacggaGTTCACCTATGATAACTCACCACAGTGTTCACCACGCGGTACCTTAAATGAATcatagttaaataatataagttcatTGATTGATACGAAGCTTGCACCCGTTTCAAAGTACATGCATAATTTAAAAAGTCTTCTTAGAGAAGaggttaaaattatgattaaaagtGAGATAAATCTGGTCTTGCCCATACTAAAGGAAGAGTTGCTAGATACACTTAAGAACGAATTTATTGAATCGACAGAGTTCTTGAACCACCAACAATGTGATCCCAAGAAAATCATTTcagacaaaaattaaattattaagaactTAGAATCTGAACAAAGCCGTTTAAAGTCTGAGTGTAATGAGATACATAATCGCTTAATTACCTTACAGAAAATTTCTCGTGATAATAATCTGGAAGTGCAAAATGTCCCTGAAAAGAAAAACGAAAATGTCCAAGCTATCTTCTTGAAATGCAAATAAATTTGGGTGACAGTGATATTCGAGCGTGTCGTCGCGTTGCCAAAATTAACGCTACAATCGACCACGCAATATTCTTATAACACTGTCTTCGCCTCGTCAAAGGGACACAGTATTATCTGCTGTGCATCGCTTCAATAAAAATCACACACAAAATAAGCTGAACACTACTCATCTGGGAATCCCTAGTTATAAGAGCTATGTATGTCTCGGAACATTTATCACCTAAAAGAAAGTTAATACACTCGGCGACTAGAAAATTTCGTATAGAAAAAGGTTATAAATACTGTTGGGTAAACCATGGCTATATCTATCTCCGGAAAAAAGATGACTCACAGGCCATTAGAGTAAAAAATTTAGATTTTCTTAAGAATTTAGAGTGATTCTTTTTTGTATAAACTCAATGACTTTTTGTCTACATACttggattatataaaaatttaaaaatggtaCTAATATACTATCAAAACGTTAATAGAATAAGAACTAAAACTTcagaattttacttaaataatcttaatgcCAACTTTGACCTTATATGTCTTACAGaaactaatcttaataatagcGTTTTCGACGGTGAGCTGTTGGATGACAGGTATGATGTATTTCTCCGTGATCGTAACAGCACTATTATCCATAAAAATGAAGGGGGAGGTGTTCTTATAGGCgtcaaaaagattttaaatgCGGTAAGAACTCGAGGATATTTGGATTAAAGTGCATTTGAAAGACCTCGAGTACCTAAATATTTGTGTGTGTTACCTACCACCTTTTTTAAATTCGCAACATATATCTAGTTTTCATTCAAGTTTACAAAAGATATTACTGGAGTCACCCACTGAAGACTTCTTGATCATCAGGGACTTTAACACTCCGGGTGTTACTTGGACGTACTCTAGCTCACTATCCGTACTACGACCAACTAAACCACAAAATTCTCGAGCAGAACAATTAATTGATACAATGAACCTTTGTAACCTTAAACAGTTTAATAATATCcctaacaataataatagatacTTGGATTTAGTTCTCTCTTCTATTGAAACAATACAAGTTTCGGGAGGTGACCCCTTGACCAGACCGGATTTGCATCACCCTGTATTGGTTATAGAGACTGGAAATAAATTTGTGAAGCCTCTACAGGATAAAGGAAAAGCACGCCTTAAATACTATGTGATAcaaatgttaataattgtatatataaattttacaatatgctgtttaatataataaaagaacatACTCCTTTTGTTAAATCTAAAAGCCAGGCATTTCCAGTTTGGTTCAGTCCAGCCTTAAAACGTTGTTgtgtaaaagaaaaacttaaatatcacactctgtacaaaaaatataaaaatccgaGGGACTATGATACTTTTTCATTTTTGAGAAAAAGATATCATATTCTAACTAAGCattgttacaataaatacatcACTTCCATTACAAATTCCTTAAAAGAAAACAGTGTTACGCCGTTCTGGGCCTTCACTAAGAACAAAAAGGGCAGACCTGctattccaaaaaatataacttatggCAATCAAACTCAGTCGATGGTGAGGGGGTATGCAATTTATTCTCCTCGTATTTTGGATCTGTTTATTCAACCCCTTCAAGATCTACTGAGATACACTTTGATTTTGCCAATAGCGATACTTTGGCTAATAATGTGATTACTGAGGGGTAGGtgcgagaaaaaattaaaaatctaaataaggaTAAGTCAGCTGGACCCGACGGTACCCCCATGTTTCTAATTCACTGTGTGGATGAGATTAGCAATCCAAtggcattttatttaataaatctttaaCTACTGGAGTCTTCCCAGATGAATGGAAGAAAGCACACATTATTCCAATCTTTAAGAGCGGCGATAGAGCTTGCTGTGAAAATTATAGACCGATCAGTATCTTATCCGCTATGGCCAAGGTTTTTGAATctcttatatacaaatatatttgcaATCACTTTCGACCATTCCTCTCTGAACAGCAGCATGGATTTGTGAGAAATAGGTCTACCACTAACAACATACTGGTCTATACTACTTATGTACCGCCTTTTCAAATGGAGGACAAGTTGATTCTATATACACAAATTTTTctaaggccttcgacaaggttgAGCATGGAATCTTGTTACACAAGCTACCTACGGAATTCACGGTAATTTACTCAGATGGATCTCTTCATATTTGACAAATCGTAGTCAATTAGTAGCGACCAAGGGCTTTCTATCGAGTCCAATTAAAGTCACTTCTGGAGTTCCTCAAGAATCACACCTGGGTCctttattttttgtcatttttatcaATGATCTAATCAAGAAGATTAAATGTCCATGCTTACTCTATgctgatgatttaaaaatttattataatattgttaataccaAAGATTGCACGATTTTACAAAAGGATTTGACTGAATTAGCAAATTGgtgtaacataaataaaatgtcattAAATATTTCCAAATGTAGTGTTGTGTctttttcaagaaaaaagcacaGAATATTTTTTGATTACACACTGTCAGGTCAAACACTTAATCGTAAATCAATCGTAAAGGATCTAGGTGTAGTTTTGACGATGAATTGACATTTCGACCTCACTATGagaatattatagacaaaagTAATAAGCTTCTCGGATTCATTTGTCGAGTTTCAAAGGAATTTCAcaacaatttttgttta is a window from the Leptidea sinapis chromosome 45, ilLepSina1.1, whole genome shotgun sequence genome containing:
- the LOC126977410 gene encoding uncharacterized protein LOC126977410 isoform X3 yields the protein MDSFNFIEPIEVVTYIDDSDSNSGNSNEIDSRQRNSGENRSNNDVWTKSNLQQKIYLQCRENLAQRFNKNVAPATSFTSPVSNIVYFEIIPDFIVHHIFEVFKLLKGVYFQQERYKIFDLYYHHITYTRDVLLPRFQDSAFIDQISKHIQHIAQRRGTYFKDSETIMFLFDLLTWCHQKIRHFTPDYTYMNPGNIPPNKRHGYNMEVINGTSKNNQDPFTTQASATVCRKNNSRKANTREVRRDTTKVISEHSTRRLFSIGLPGNEVSIDVSSSLYDSISKEIDGSNNLNPIKSRTEGNTGLSSDSTAATGLPTRSSLSRDSGICSPLNTDASNNMYLSVVESPEMNENVYSRLGEKLNESGLYGLCCVCRNVTKFKCKGCFWLYYCSNKCQESHWPLHQTTCFRKS
- the LOC126977410 gene encoding uncharacterized protein LOC126977410 isoform X2 — its product is MDSFNFIEPIEVVTYIDDSDSNSGNSNEIDSRQRNSGENRSNNDVWTKSNLQQKIYLQCRENLAQRFNKNVAPATSFTSPVSNIVYFEIIPDFIVHHIFEVFKLLKGVYFQQERYKIFDLYYHHITYTRDVLLPRFQDSAFIDQISKHIQHIAQRRGTYFKDSETIMFLFDLLTWCHQKIRHFTPDYTYMNPGNIPPNKRHGYNMEVINGTSKNNQDPFTTQASATVCRKNNSRKANTREVRRDTTKVISEHSTRRLFSIGLPGNEVSIDVSSSLYDSISKEIDGSNNLNPIKSRTEGNTGLSSDSTAATGLPTRSSLSRDSGICSPLNTDASNNMYLSVVESPEMNENVYSRLGEKLNESGLYGLCCVCRNVTKFKCKGCFWLYYCSNKCQESHWPLHQTTCFRKS